From a region of the Phragmites australis chromosome 21, lpPhrAust1.1, whole genome shotgun sequence genome:
- the LOC133904154 gene encoding uncharacterized protein LOC133904154 — protein sequence MAKTAAATALDIAEISFSDLTLLLSPETPDDDDRRRRVLSTVGTELGRGESGLLAIAGVPRAGTLRWRLLPLARRLALMDHPTRVQLLNAPVHPPSQAGFGQRRASEEARSVCLLIRAAPKWVCFPEKAQSVDGFEEPKGDDNIENLGELVKELGLYMMELGILVARACNIVIRRESSTKRKSSANKVAVKPYQSCSQRSVS from the exons ATGGCGAAGACGGCGGCCGCGACGGCACTGGACATCGCTGAGATCTCCTTCTCCGACCTAACCCTCCTCTTGTCGCCGGAGACACCGGATGACGACGACCGCCGTCGCCGAGTCCTGTCCACCGTGGGCACCGAGCTCGGTCGAGGTGAGTCTGGGTTGTTGGCCATCGCCGGCGTTCCCCGCGCAGGCACCCTCCGGTGGCGGCTCCTCCCCTTGGCCCGGCGCCTCGCCCTTATGGACCATCCCACCCGCGTCCAACTCCTCAATGCACCCGTCCACCCTCCCTCTC AGGCAGGGTTTGGGCAGCGACGTGCCTCTGAAGAAGCTCGATCGGTCTGTCTCCTCATTCGCGCAGCTCCTAAG TGGGTTTGTTTTCCAGAGAAGGCACAGTCTGTTGATGGATTTGAAGAACCTAAGGGTGATGATAACATTGAAAATCTTGGTGAACTCGTTAAGGAGCTGGGTTTGTACATGATGGAGCTTGGGATTTTGGTTGCGCGAGCTTGCAACATTGTTATTCGGAG GGAGAGCAGCACAAAGAGAAAAAGCTCGGCAAATAAAGTGGCTGTAAAACCTTATCAGTCATGTTCTCAAAGGTCTGTATCATGA
- the LOC133904097 gene encoding protein PYRICULARIA ORYZAE RESISTANCE 21-like isoform X2, with protein MAEKVSTLVITLNLSCCCCFTKIRKTLCKLQESEDIRAISYDKKQGTVTISGTFDPLVLPCKLRRKAGCVIRDIRLEEKSMPWMPEYKAEPKFAPLPRRGQQSAVPTKPPTPACLPAHAPACCCGACQCGGCSYHCCCSAFAFMNGAVPAPPCYGASYGGCSKIQITCEESSPACSIM; from the exons ATGGCAGAGAAG GTGTCCACCCTGGTCATCACACTCAACCTttcatgctgctgctgcttcacgAAGATCCGGAAAACTCTATGCAAGCTGCAAG AGAGCGAGGACATCCGCGCGATTTCGTACGACAAGAAGCAGGGGACGGTAACGATCTCGGGCACCTTCGATCCACTGGTGCTCCCCTGCAAGCTCCGCCGCAAGGCGGGTTGCGTGATCAGGGATATCCGCCTCGAAGAGAAGAGTATGCCATGGATGCCAGAATACAAGGCTGAACCCAAGTTCGCACCACTACCACGACGAGGGCAGCAATCTGCCGTGCCGACGAAGCCGCCCACGCCAGCGTGCCTCCCTGCCCATGCTCCGGCGTGCTGCTGCGGCGCCTGCCAGTGTGGGGGTTGCAGCTACCACTGCTGCTGCTCGGCGTTTGCGTTCATGAACGGTGCAGTGCCTGCGCCGCCGTGCTACGGGGCGTCGTATGGAGGTTGctcaaagatccaaatcaccTGTGAGGAGTCGTCTCCAGCTTGCAGTATCATGTGA
- the LOC133904097 gene encoding protein PYRICULARIA ORYZAE RESISTANCE 21-like isoform X1, with protein MEFTQVSTLVITLNLSCCCCFTKIRKTLCKLQESEDIRAISYDKKQGTVTISGTFDPLVLPCKLRRKAGCVIRDIRLEEKSMPWMPEYKAEPKFAPLPRRGQQSAVPTKPPTPACLPAHAPACCCGACQCGGCSYHCCCSAFAFMNGAVPAPPCYGASYGGCSKIQITCEESSPACSIM; from the exons ATGGAGTTCACGCAGGTGTCCACCCTGGTCATCACACTCAACCTttcatgctgctgctgcttcacgAAGATCCGGAAAACTCTATGCAAGCTGCAAG AGAGCGAGGACATCCGCGCGATTTCGTACGACAAGAAGCAGGGGACGGTAACGATCTCGGGCACCTTCGATCCACTGGTGCTCCCCTGCAAGCTCCGCCGCAAGGCGGGTTGCGTGATCAGGGATATCCGCCTCGAAGAGAAGAGTATGCCATGGATGCCAGAATACAAGGCTGAACCCAAGTTCGCACCACTACCACGACGAGGGCAGCAATCTGCCGTGCCGACGAAGCCGCCCACGCCAGCGTGCCTCCCTGCCCATGCTCCGGCGTGCTGCTGCGGCGCCTGCCAGTGTGGGGGTTGCAGCTACCACTGCTGCTGCTCGGCGTTTGCGTTCATGAACGGTGCAGTGCCTGCGCCGCCGTGCTACGGGGCGTCGTATGGAGGTTGctcaaagatccaaatcaccTGTGAGGAGTCGTCTCCAGCTTGCAGTATCATGTGA